A region of Dermochelys coriacea isolate rDerCor1 chromosome 1, rDerCor1.pri.v4, whole genome shotgun sequence DNA encodes the following proteins:
- the LOC119861066 gene encoding olfactory receptor 52K2-like has protein sequence MSDFNTTSFTNPSTFILLGIPGLEAAHVWISIPFCTMCISAILGNFSILFIVKTEPSLHGPMYYFLCMLDVTDLVLYTSTMPKMLAIFWFNSREIDFIACLTQMYFILISSVLESGILVAMALDRYVAICHPLRHSTILTNPLVAKIGLAVVLRGIMVTLPFPILVRQWPYCRTNVIPEPYCTHIALVNLACADTRVSSYYGLFVLFFVMGLDGIFIAVSYTQILRAIFILPTKDARLKTLGTCGSHLFVILAFYIPGLIMSLMHRFSQNMPLHFHVLIGNMYHLMPPMLNPIIYGVRTKQIRDRLLRLFTHKGA, from the coding sequence ATGTCAGATTTCAACACAACCAGcttcaccaacccctccaccttTATCCTGCTGGGTATTCCTGGCCTGGAAGCGGCCCATGTctggatctccatccccttctgcaccatgTGCATCTCAGCCATCTTGGGGAACTTTTCCATCCTCTTTATTGTGAAGACTGAACCGAGCCTCCATGGGcccatgtactatttcctctgcatgctggATGTCACCGATCTGGTCCTGTATACGTCCACCATGCCCAAAATGCTGGCAatcttctggttcaattccaggGAGATAGATTTCATtgcctgcctcacccagatgtacTTCATTCTCATCTCATCTGTTTTGGAGTCTGGGATCCTGGTAGCCATGGCTCTGGATCGCTACGTGGCCATCTGCcatcccctgagacattccaccaTCCTGACCAACCCCCTGGTGGCCAAGATCGGCCTGGCCGTGGTGCTGCGTGGCATCATGGTCACACTGCCCTTTCCCATCCTAGTGAGGCAGTGGCCATATTGCAGAACCAACGTCATCCCCGAGCCGTACTGCACACACATAGCTTTGGTGAACCTGGCCTGCGCTGACACCCGTGTTAGTAGTTACTACGGCCTCTTTGTGTTATTCTTTGTGATGGGTCTGGATGGGATTTTTATTGCCGTGTCCTATACCCAGATCCTCAGGGCCATCTTCATCCTCCCCACAAAAGATGCACGGCTCAAGACTTTGGGGACCTGCGGCTCCCACCTTTTTGTCATTTTAGCCTTTTACATTCCAGGTCTCATCATGTCCCTCATGCACAGATTTTCCCAAAATATGCCCCTGCATTTCCACGTTCTCATTGGCAATATGTACCACTTGATGCCTCCCATGTTAAACCCCATCATCTATGGGGTGAGGACGAAACAGATCCGGGACAGGCTACTCCGGCTCTTTACTCATAAAGGGGCCTAA